A single genomic interval of Brevibacillus brevis harbors:
- a CDS encoding MDR family MFS transporter — MQQLTEKKKVTIMIAIITAMFFAAINQTIIGVAMPRIISKLGGMDYYSWAITIYLLTSTVASVLVGKLSDIYGRKPFILTGIALFSIGALLSGFSTDIFQLITYRGIQGAGAGIIMSTAFTAMGDLYEPRERAKWGGIMSAVFGVSSVLGPLMGGYIVDHLDWHWVFWIFLPIGVIAFLLIMIHFPKVPKQEGESVDYFGSLFLTLTIVPMLLAFSWAGNGPGKYAWGSWQIIGLFAVTIIALIVFIMIEMKVKTPVLPLGLFKNSIFTVSNLVGFFLNAGMMGAIIYVPFFVQGVKGISPTMAGYVAMPMSIAMLATSALAGQIMTKTGKYKKMALGGLSVMALGMVLMYFMSPATPIYLLVIYMIILGLGIGIAMPVFSLTVQNAVAPQQLGVATATSQLFRNLGGTIGIAVMGTVMSGSMSAKMTQLSGAMGQANNPAAADPALAEKLALFTNPQNLLDQPKIEATLASLPPDLQPLFTHMLDMIREAMSYGITTTFLTGAIVAGIAVIIALFLKEIPLRSGKMGQKQEGEVEKA; from the coding sequence TTGCAACAATTGACAGAGAAAAAGAAAGTGACGATTATGATCGCGATTATTACGGCTATGTTTTTCGCCGCGATCAACCAGACCATTATCGGTGTTGCCATGCCGCGTATTATCTCAAAGCTGGGTGGCATGGATTACTATTCGTGGGCGATTACGATTTATTTGCTGACCTCAACCGTTGCTTCTGTGCTGGTTGGGAAGCTCTCCGATATATATGGAAGAAAACCGTTTATTTTAACGGGTATCGCGTTGTTTAGTATCGGAGCCTTGTTGTCCGGGTTTTCTACCGATATTTTTCAACTGATTACGTATCGTGGCATTCAAGGGGCGGGTGCCGGGATCATCATGTCCACTGCTTTTACCGCCATGGGTGATCTGTACGAACCTCGCGAGCGCGCAAAATGGGGCGGAATCATGAGTGCCGTCTTCGGCGTATCCAGTGTGCTCGGTCCTCTGATGGGCGGCTATATCGTTGACCATCTCGACTGGCACTGGGTGTTCTGGATCTTCTTGCCGATTGGCGTGATTGCCTTTCTGTTGATCATGATTCACTTCCCAAAAGTACCGAAGCAAGAAGGAGAGTCTGTCGACTACTTCGGCTCGCTGTTCCTGACGCTCACCATCGTACCGATGCTGCTCGCCTTCTCATGGGCAGGTAATGGCCCGGGTAAATACGCTTGGGGCTCGTGGCAAATTATTGGTTTGTTTGCCGTCACAATCATTGCGTTGATCGTGTTTATTATGATTGAGATGAAAGTAAAGACTCCCGTGCTTCCGCTGGGTCTTTTCAAAAACAGTATTTTTACTGTCTCCAATCTGGTTGGATTCTTCCTCAACGCGGGGATGATGGGCGCTATCATTTATGTGCCGTTCTTTGTCCAAGGGGTCAAAGGCATCTCTCCGACAATGGCCGGTTATGTGGCGATGCCGATGTCGATTGCCATGCTCGCGACCTCCGCACTCGCCGGACAAATCATGACCAAGACGGGAAAATATAAAAAGATGGCGTTGGGCGGACTTTCCGTCATGGCTTTGGGCATGGTGCTGATGTATTTCATGTCCCCAGCTACACCGATTTACTTGCTCGTGATCTACATGATCATTCTCGGTTTGGGGATCGGAATTGCGATGCCGGTCTTCTCTTTGACCGTGCAAAATGCAGTTGCACCACAGCAATTGGGTGTCGCTACAGCAACGTCGCAGCTTTTCCGCAACCTCGGTGGGACCATTGGAATTGCTGTCATGGGAACCGTCATGAGTGGCAGCATGTCTGCAAAAATGACGCAACTGTCAGGAGCCATGGGTCAAGCGAACAATCCCGCAGCAGCAGACCCTGCTCTGGCAGAGAAGCTGGCGCTCTTTACGAATCCGCAAAATTTGTTGGATCAGCCGAAAATTGAAGCCACGCTGGCTAGTCTGCCACCGGATTTGCAGCCGCTGTTTACTCACATGCTGGATATGATCCGGGAAGCGATGAGCTATGGGATTACGACTACGTTTTTGACTGGGGCGATTGTAGCGGGAATCGCTGTCATCATCGCGCTGTTCCTGAAG
- a CDS encoding amidohydrolase, with product MFGKKLTSALLATALMSPMSAFAAQETKQPADVVLTNGAVYTVDMKNSWAEAVAIRGDEIVFVGADEYAKAHIGKDTKVIDLKGQMVLPGFIDSHTHASKTTGLIYSIDLFDGGSVEEYVATIEKFVKEHPNEPTLQGRGWSNPVVPGIGPRKEVLDKIVPTTPIALTSDDGHSLWVNSAALKLAGIKKDTPNPEGGIIERDPKTGEPSGTLRESAMDLVLSKIGGYTVQQYKSGIEAYQEKAVERGVTTVRDPDMLRYPNVLEAYEELAKEDKLTIRFRNALTANPEKGPEQVSEFVKIRERNQNPLFQVNAVKIFLDGVVEGATAYLEKPYVHKETNGELIWKQEVYNQTAAAVDKAGFQLHVHSIGDASTRIALDGMELAEKQNGKHDARHSLVHLQLVNETDIERFKKLGAVGIVQPFWFMQEEGYYEEIEVPYLGKERAEKEYPMKSFLNKGVHVASSSDYIVTPEFNPLHGIQQGITRIEDGVTDPSKIANPDERATLAEMIASFTIDGAYANHVDDITGSIEVGKKADLIVLDKNLFKIPATQIKDAKVVLTLVEGKEVYRQKEAK from the coding sequence GTGTTTGGGAAAAAGTTAACCAGCGCATTGCTCGCCACAGCGCTGATGAGCCCGATGTCTGCTTTTGCCGCGCAGGAGACGAAACAGCCAGCAGATGTCGTGCTAACCAACGGCGCGGTCTACACAGTGGACATGAAGAACAGCTGGGCAGAGGCAGTGGCCATTCGCGGTGATGAAATCGTCTTTGTCGGCGCAGATGAATATGCGAAAGCACATATCGGCAAGGATACGAAAGTTATCGATCTGAAAGGCCAAATGGTATTGCCAGGCTTTATCGATAGCCATACGCATGCGAGCAAAACGACGGGACTCATTTACTCCATTGATTTGTTTGACGGAGGCTCTGTCGAGGAATACGTTGCAACCATTGAGAAATTCGTAAAAGAACATCCAAACGAACCAACATTGCAAGGACGTGGCTGGAGCAATCCGGTTGTGCCTGGTATCGGTCCGCGCAAGGAAGTATTGGATAAAATCGTTCCAACGACTCCAATCGCGTTGACCTCGGATGATGGACATTCATTGTGGGTGAACTCGGCAGCATTGAAGCTGGCCGGGATCAAGAAGGATACACCAAATCCTGAGGGCGGCATTATCGAGCGCGATCCGAAAACAGGAGAACCATCTGGAACGTTGCGTGAAAGTGCAATGGATCTGGTACTGTCAAAAATCGGCGGATACACCGTACAACAATACAAGTCCGGAATTGAAGCATACCAAGAAAAAGCGGTTGAACGCGGCGTAACGACCGTGCGCGACCCGGATATGCTACGCTATCCAAACGTATTGGAAGCATACGAGGAGCTCGCGAAAGAGGACAAGCTGACCATCCGCTTCCGCAATGCATTGACAGCGAATCCGGAAAAAGGACCTGAGCAGGTCTCAGAATTCGTAAAAATCCGTGAGCGCAATCAAAACCCGCTATTCCAAGTCAACGCCGTTAAAATCTTCTTGGATGGTGTCGTAGAAGGCGCTACAGCTTACTTGGAAAAGCCGTATGTCCATAAAGAAACAAACGGAGAATTAATCTGGAAGCAAGAGGTTTACAATCAAACAGCTGCCGCAGTGGACAAGGCAGGCTTCCAATTGCACGTCCATTCCATTGGGGATGCTTCTACCCGTATTGCACTGGACGGTATGGAGCTCGCGGAAAAACAAAATGGCAAGCACGATGCTCGCCACTCGCTCGTTCACTTGCAACTGGTCAATGAAACAGACATCGAGCGCTTTAAAAAGCTGGGTGCAGTCGGAATCGTGCAGCCGTTCTGGTTTATGCAGGAAGAGGGCTACTACGAAGAGATCGAAGTACCGTACTTGGGTAAAGAACGTGCAGAAAAAGAATACCCGATGAAGAGCTTTTTGAATAAAGGGGTGCATGTAGCTTCTTCGTCTGACTACATCGTAACGCCAGAATTCAATCCCTTGCACGGCATTCAACAAGGCATTACGCGAATCGAGGATGGTGTAACTGATCCGAGCAAAATTGCCAACCCAGACGAGCGTGCGACGCTTGCGGAAATGATCGCCAGCTTCACGATTGATGGTGCTTACGCCAACCACGTGGATGATATCACAGGCTCGATCGAAGTCGGCAAGAAGGCAGATCTTATCGTGCTCGATAAAAACTTGTTTAAAATTCCAGCCACGCAAATCAAGGATGCGAAAGTCGTGCTGACCTTGGTTGAAGGGAAGGAAGTCTATCGTCAAAAGGAAGCAAAGTAA
- a CDS encoding GNAT family N-acetyltransferase has translation MNIRRAKGQEASELSELAYRSKAYWGYSDEFMEACRDDLTLSPAHIEEHEVYVLEDEGSIKGFMSLEKDAEQEQWLLGFLFMEPEAVGKGYGKALWQHMVEVAQKLEIPVITIHSDPYAEPFYLSRGAKRVGEIVSTVFPGRVLPLLEVEIG, from the coding sequence ATGAATATCCGCAGAGCAAAAGGACAAGAAGCAAGCGAACTGAGCGAGCTAGCCTATCGCTCCAAAGCGTATTGGGGATACAGTGATGAATTCATGGAGGCCTGTCGCGACGACCTGACGCTATCACCTGCTCATATCGAGGAACACGAGGTATATGTGTTAGAGGATGAGGGCAGTATCAAGGGCTTCATGAGTCTGGAAAAGGATGCAGAGCAAGAGCAGTGGCTATTAGGCTTTTTGTTCATGGAACCGGAAGCAGTCGGAAAAGGATACGGAAAGGCTCTGTGGCAGCATATGGTGGAGGTGGCACAAAAGCTGGAAATCCCCGTCATCACCATCCATAGTGACCCGTACGCAGAACCGTTTTACTTGTCGAGGGGAGCAAAGCGAGTAGGAGAAATCGTGTCTACCGTGTTCCCAGGAAGAGTATTGCCGTTGTTGGAGGTGGAAATCGGATAG
- a CDS encoding MarR family winged helix-turn-helix transcriptional regulator, which translates to MNELFQLAKILQETSSVFSALSMQALDSSDITWQQVLILEQIAISPKTMGEISKAINLSYSTTSGLISRLEQMNLVRRFRDKSDRRIVWAALTERVLANRNLQEGISCTPATLHSLRELILEKEKLS; encoded by the coding sequence ATGAACGAACTGTTTCAGTTAGCGAAGATTCTACAGGAAACGAGTAGCGTGTTTTCCGCGCTTTCCATGCAAGCATTGGATTCAAGTGATATCACCTGGCAACAAGTTCTCATTCTAGAACAAATCGCGATCAGCCCGAAAACAATGGGTGAGATCAGCAAAGCTATCAATCTTTCCTATAGTACAACCTCGGGATTAATTAGTCGGCTGGAACAGATGAACTTGGTACGCAGATTTCGTGATAAATCGGATCGGCGAATTGTGTGGGCAGCATTGACGGAGCGTGTACTTGCGAATAGGAACCTGCAAGAGGGGATCAGTTGCACGCCAGCAACTCTCCATTCTTTGCGCGAGCTTATTTTAGAAAAGGAAAAACTGAGTTGA
- a CDS encoding response regulator transcription factor, with protein MVNQNKKETIRVVLVDDQTMIRQGLGYVIKMQKDMEVSGEASNGEEAVKLVGEVIPDVVLMDVQMPNMSGIEATREITRLHPLIKVLILTTFDTYDYIVDGIRAGAIGYMLKDSDSQDMLDLIRRAHQGEALFYTATAAKALAEALQFQQKNHKSASHSDSDTDSVLPPLVMLDQLTDREQDVLEQLSYGKRNEQIAQHLLISEGTVKTHIHRILQKMGVEDRTQAVAKAIRYKIVK; from the coding sequence ATGGTAAATCAAAATAAAAAAGAGACCATTCGCGTGGTCCTGGTCGATGACCAAACGATGATCCGTCAAGGATTGGGGTATGTCATAAAAATGCAGAAGGATATGGAAGTAAGCGGGGAGGCTTCCAATGGAGAAGAAGCGGTGAAGCTCGTAGGAGAAGTCATTCCTGATGTAGTCTTAATGGATGTACAGATGCCGAACATGTCCGGAATCGAAGCAACCCGAGAAATCACTCGACTCCATCCTTTGATAAAAGTATTAATCCTCACAACCTTTGACACGTACGATTACATCGTAGACGGTATTCGCGCGGGTGCTATCGGCTATATGCTAAAGGATTCCGATTCACAGGATATGCTGGACCTCATTCGCAGGGCCCATCAGGGAGAGGCACTGTTCTACACGGCTACTGCTGCCAAGGCTCTAGCAGAGGCTCTACAGTTTCAACAAAAGAATCACAAGTCTGCCTCTCATTCTGACTCTGATACTGACTCTGTGCTTCCCCCTCTTGTCATGTTAGATCAGTTGACCGATCGAGAGCAGGACGTACTAGAGCAGCTATCCTACGGCAAACGGAACGAGCAAATTGCACAGCACTTGCTCATCTCCGAGGGAACCGTCAAGACGCATATCCATCGGATTTTGCAGAAAATGGGCGTAGAAGATCGTACACAGGCCGTTGCCAAGGCGATCCGGTATAAAATCGTGAAATAA
- a CDS encoding efflux RND transporter permease subunit translates to MNISELSIKRPVTMIMISVAIFIFGLVTFPRLAIELMPSLSSPVAVVVTSVEGAAPAEVEKLVTKPMENVLGTVPNLDKITSTSVNGSSSVILHFKWGTNMDQATLNMRDKVDLVRGSLPESAGSPRVLKYDPSSQPIIDLAVTGDQDVNKLKKIADDLIKSRLERINGVASVSVTGGQERIVDIIVDPAKLAAYGLTLDQIKSALENNNISGSAGAIREGDGKTSIRVQGEFTSVDTVALTPISVGESFIRMSDIANVTDTIKEVTNLSYIDGKPSLGIAVMKGTGGNTIKIAKDVKAELEKINSTLPPNVETRIVFDTSTYIQSSVDNTVVHALAGGAIGVLMLFFFLGSLSSMLIAVIVLPVSIISTFLLMYMTGQTINLISLAGLTLGLGSLVDFAVVMLENIFRQREQGKSMMEAALIGSKEVGTAVMASALAQICVFLPIALTEGLVAELFAPLALTVVYSHIAALVFTFLLVPMMSARMLKTIPEHTNHENYRGINPLIWFNIGFHKVEKGYQRVLKWALGHRKTVIGSAFAMLIGSLLLVPSLGAGFFPDMDQGLIQVEIKLPKGTILTETEKVMKQVEEVVNQVPEKKLVKSSVGGGDGISESGASTSHNATIELHVGEISTRQRSTEEIAVGLQEQVKHIAGADIKVKSLSGGMGGGAAISIEIRGDDLDVLTELSEIVKGEIAKVPGTMNVSTSVQEMSQEFDVKVNTEKASLYGLTTNEILSAVRTSFQGQTVTQYRTGEDEIDINLKLPEDYKEDINYLKNLRISTPTGAQISLTSVATISKVDVPPSIERKNMTREVTVTSDLIGDNLQAAASEITNIIKKLNVPDGYTIEMGGQSEDMGNSFVNLGLAIVLSVVLVYMVMAAQFESLFSPFIIMFSVPPSLTGVILGLLFTGTPITVSVLIGYILLIGLVVNNAIVLIDLINQLRAKGWELHEAILHAGPARLRPIMMTTLTTIMAIAPLSVAAGSGLELQAPMATTVMYGLIFSTMITLILVPVVTAWFDEMGQKRRNKRKQKQEKKILTTLESTNA, encoded by the coding sequence TTGAATATATCTGAACTTTCCATTAAACGTCCGGTCACCATGATTATGATATCCGTGGCCATCTTCATTTTTGGTTTGGTTACCTTTCCGCGCTTGGCTATTGAACTGATGCCGTCATTGAGTTCTCCGGTTGCGGTAGTTGTGACATCTGTTGAGGGGGCGGCCCCGGCTGAGGTAGAAAAGCTGGTTACCAAACCGATGGAAAATGTATTAGGCACGGTTCCGAATTTAGACAAGATCACATCCACTTCTGTTAACGGCTCCTCCTCGGTCATCCTCCATTTCAAGTGGGGAACAAACATGGATCAAGCGACGCTGAATATGCGAGATAAAGTAGATTTGGTCCGAGGGAGCTTGCCTGAATCGGCTGGTTCACCAAGGGTGTTGAAATATGATCCGTCAAGCCAGCCGATTATTGACCTGGCTGTAACTGGCGATCAAGATGTCAACAAACTGAAAAAAATCGCGGATGATTTGATTAAATCCCGCTTGGAACGAATTAACGGTGTTGCTTCTGTAAGTGTCACTGGTGGGCAAGAGCGTATCGTGGACATCATTGTGGACCCAGCCAAACTAGCAGCTTATGGATTGACATTGGATCAAATCAAGTCAGCTCTAGAAAACAACAATATATCCGGATCAGCCGGTGCGATACGGGAAGGTGACGGAAAGACCAGTATTCGTGTGCAAGGTGAGTTCACGAGTGTGGATACCGTTGCTCTCACCCCGATCTCTGTCGGAGAGAGCTTCATCCGAATGAGTGATATTGCCAACGTAACAGATACGATCAAAGAAGTGACCAATCTGAGCTACATTGATGGAAAGCCGAGCTTGGGAATTGCCGTGATGAAAGGCACCGGCGGCAATACGATTAAAATCGCGAAAGACGTAAAGGCTGAGCTGGAGAAAATTAATAGCACGCTTCCACCCAATGTAGAAACACGTATCGTTTTCGATACCTCCACATACATTCAGAGCTCCGTTGACAACACGGTAGTACATGCTTTGGCAGGTGGTGCCATTGGCGTACTCATGCTGTTCTTCTTCTTGGGCAGTCTGTCATCTATGCTCATTGCTGTCATTGTCCTGCCTGTATCGATCATATCGACCTTCCTCTTGATGTACATGACAGGTCAAACTATCAACCTGATTTCCCTAGCAGGTCTCACGCTCGGATTGGGATCATTAGTAGACTTTGCTGTCGTTATGCTGGAAAACATTTTCCGTCAACGGGAGCAGGGCAAGAGTATGATGGAAGCGGCATTGATCGGTTCCAAAGAAGTAGGAACGGCAGTAATGGCTTCCGCATTGGCGCAAATCTGCGTATTTTTGCCGATTGCGCTGACAGAAGGTCTTGTTGCTGAACTGTTTGCCCCGTTGGCATTGACAGTCGTATACTCGCACATCGCAGCACTCGTTTTCACCTTTTTGTTGGTTCCGATGATGAGTGCGCGCATGTTAAAAACAATACCGGAGCATACGAATCATGAAAACTATCGTGGCATCAATCCACTGATCTGGTTTAATATCGGGTTCCACAAAGTGGAAAAAGGCTATCAAAGGGTGCTCAAATGGGCATTGGGTCATCGGAAAACGGTGATTGGATCTGCTTTTGCCATGCTGATTGGCTCATTATTGCTAGTTCCATCTCTTGGCGCAGGATTTTTCCCGGATATGGACCAAGGATTAATCCAGGTAGAGATCAAGCTGCCAAAGGGTACTATCTTGACGGAAACTGAAAAAGTAATGAAGCAAGTAGAAGAAGTGGTCAATCAAGTGCCAGAAAAGAAATTGGTCAAGTCCTCGGTCGGGGGTGGCGACGGTATTTCAGAGAGCGGTGCATCTACTTCTCATAACGCAACGATCGAACTGCACGTAGGAGAGATTTCTACGAGACAGCGATCGACAGAGGAAATTGCAGTAGGCCTGCAAGAGCAAGTCAAGCATATTGCAGGAGCCGATATCAAGGTGAAATCCCTTTCCGGTGGTATGGGGGGCGGAGCAGCCATCTCGATTGAAATTCGCGGAGATGATCTGGACGTCTTAACGGAACTGAGCGAGATTGTGAAAGGGGAAATAGCCAAGGTACCAGGAACGATGAACGTATCTACCAGTGTTCAGGAAATGAGTCAGGAGTTCGATGTGAAGGTCAATACAGAGAAGGCGAGCTTGTACGGATTGACAACAAATGAAATCCTTTCTGCTGTGCGAACTTCTTTCCAAGGTCAAACGGTTACCCAGTATCGTACGGGCGAAGATGAAATTGATATCAATCTCAAGCTGCCAGAAGACTATAAGGAAGATATCAATTACTTGAAGAACCTGCGTATTTCCACGCCGACGGGCGCCCAAATCAGCCTCACGTCCGTGGCGACCATCAGCAAAGTCGATGTACCGCCATCGATTGAGCGCAAAAACATGACGCGTGAAGTGACGGTCACAAGCGATTTGATCGGGGATAACCTGCAAGCGGCCGCGTCGGAAATTACGAATATCATCAAAAAGCTGAATGTTCCGGATGGATACACCATCGAAATGGGCGGGCAGAGCGAGGATATGGGAAATTCTTTTGTGAATCTGGGTCTTGCGATTGTCTTGTCCGTCGTGCTTGTGTACATGGTCATGGCTGCTCAGTTTGAATCACTTTTCAGTCCATTTATCATCATGTTCTCGGTTCCTCCGAGCCTTACTGGGGTCATATTAGGGCTTTTGTTTACAGGCACACCTATTACCGTATCTGTTTTGATCGGGTACATTTTGCTGATCGGTCTGGTCGTGAACAATGCAATTGTGTTAATCGACTTGATCAATCAGTTGCGTGCAAAAGGTTGGGAGTTACATGAAGCGATTTTACATGCAGGACCTGCCCGTCTGCGTCCGATTATGATGACAACCCTCACGACGATTATGGCTATTGCACCACTCTCCGTTGCTGCCGGGTCTGGTTTAGAGCTGCAAGCGCCAATGGCTACGACCGTCATGTATGGTTTGATTTTCTCCACCATGATCACACTCATACTCGTACCTGTGGTTACAGCATGGTTTGATGAGATGGGACAAAAGAGACGAAACAAGCGCAAGCAAAAGCAGGAAAAGAAAATCCTTACCACGTTGGAATCGACAAATGCATGA
- a CDS encoding sensor histidine kinase yields the protein MNASTASLRSRFLLICFFVLISFFLIPTAYMHESTIPFIISLIIIFCFLLMFLRPKRNWKPYQKDIAIIVIGTVSFIKVLYVGEEIGLSLPLVAFIGFHILERRALYYAIFFGTCSFSYMFFYKDYMFEEVIGYVVAYIGWYIGARGLSLQNQAKESSQQHLKQLQKAHVELQEAHSELQEASVNTLRAAVLEERTRIARDVHDALGHSLTSLIVQLNALKYMLQGGPSDAQEVVRDMLTVSKQSLDDIRSSVHTLAADKSSLGITPLRILLSRAQQHTDIKMQLISPNPDIPLSQQMTITLYRILQEAITNSIRHSDATEIFITIEKKQNFVFLSIWDNGNITNHHQIKPGFGLTGIAEQTKQLNGELSYSIRAPHGFQIDISFPL from the coding sequence TTGAACGCTTCAACTGCATCTTTACGCTCTCGTTTCCTGCTCATTTGTTTTTTTGTATTGATCTCATTTTTTCTCATTCCAACTGCTTACATGCATGAATCCACCATTCCCTTTATCATCTCTCTGATCATCATCTTCTGCTTCCTGCTGATGTTTCTCAGACCAAAAAGAAACTGGAAACCTTATCAAAAAGACATCGCCATCATCGTGATTGGTACCGTGTCATTTATCAAGGTTCTATATGTAGGGGAAGAGATCGGTTTATCCCTGCCATTGGTAGCTTTTATTGGCTTTCACATTCTTGAACGTCGAGCATTGTACTATGCGATTTTTTTTGGCACATGCTCCTTTTCTTACATGTTTTTTTATAAAGACTATATGTTTGAGGAGGTAATAGGCTATGTCGTGGCCTATATCGGATGGTATATTGGCGCACGAGGATTATCTCTTCAAAATCAAGCAAAGGAATCGAGTCAGCAGCATCTTAAACAATTGCAAAAGGCGCATGTTGAACTCCAGGAAGCTCATTCTGAACTTCAAGAGGCATCTGTGAATACACTTCGTGCCGCTGTCCTCGAGGAGAGGACCAGAATCGCCCGCGATGTTCACGACGCTTTGGGACACAGTCTCACATCCCTGATCGTTCAATTGAATGCTTTGAAATACATGCTGCAAGGTGGACCAAGTGACGCACAGGAGGTTGTCCGTGACATGCTTACGGTATCCAAGCAAAGCCTCGATGATATACGCTCGTCTGTTCATACATTAGCCGCAGACAAATCCTCTCTGGGAATCACACCGCTGCGTATACTCTTATCACGAGCCCAACAGCATACCGACATCAAAATGCAGTTGATCAGTCCCAATCCAGATATTCCCCTCTCGCAGCAGATGACCATTACGCTTTACCGGATTCTCCAAGAAGCGATTACTAATTCCATCCGCCATTCTGATGCAACAGAGATTTTTATCACGATTGAAAAAAAGCAAAACTTTGTTTTCCTCTCCATTTGGGACAATGGGAATATTACGAATCATCATCAAATCAAACCGGGTTTTGGTTTAACAGGTATCGCAGAACAAACGAAGCAATTAAACGGAGAACTTTCCTATTCCATTCGAGCGCCCCACGGCTTTCAAATTGATATCAGTTTTCCGCTTTGA
- a CDS encoding MarR family winged helix-turn-helix transcriptional regulator codes for MQSQVNFEELYIQLQRKVSAESHKRLDPLVSGSQAMLLRILDMNGPQKASSIAERMNITPGAVTSLADKLIACGYATRNRDSTDRRVVQLDITDEGREILRQYKIIVRNTIEQFFAGVSDEDKQHLVRIYHQVLKNIEQQREEHQDCNN; via the coding sequence ATGCAAAGCCAAGTCAATTTTGAAGAACTGTATATACAGCTCCAACGAAAAGTTTCAGCTGAGTCACACAAGCGTCTGGACCCACTCGTATCAGGATCACAAGCCATGCTTTTGCGAATTCTAGATATGAACGGTCCGCAGAAGGCATCTTCTATTGCAGAACGTATGAACATTACCCCCGGAGCTGTTACGAGTCTTGCTGATAAATTGATTGCTTGCGGCTACGCCACGAGAAATCGTGACAGTACGGATCGCCGCGTCGTGCAACTGGACATAACCGATGAAGGAAGAGAAATCCTGCGGCAATACAAAATCATCGTGAGAAATACCATTGAACAGTTTTTTGCAGGCGTATCTGATGAAGACAAGCAACACTTAGTCCGCATCTATCACCAGGTTTTGAAGAATATCGAGCAACAAAGAGAGGAGCATCAAGATTGCAACAATTGA
- a CDS encoding MBL fold metallo-hydrolase: MTQTEGIKMIKLEMNAGGNPFVVHTAVLWDENEAILVDTGIPGQLELIQNVLAQEGISFEKLTKIIITHQDRDHIGSLPEMVAAAEGRIQVVAHEVAIPYLAGETPLIKSGLLAPPVKVDHAVQDGVVLPYCGGIQVIYTPGHSPDHISLYHIPSKTLISGDALTALEGVLMPFNPEFTPDQTTALQSIRKLLAFDIETVIAYHGGVCTGDIKQRLTDIVAKEGND, translated from the coding sequence TTGACCCAAACAGAAGGAATCAAAATGATCAAACTGGAGATGAACGCAGGAGGCAATCCATTCGTCGTTCACACCGCGGTTCTATGGGATGAGAATGAAGCCATTCTTGTAGATACAGGCATCCCTGGACAATTGGAGTTGATTCAGAACGTACTGGCGCAAGAAGGGATTTCTTTTGAAAAATTGACGAAAATCATCATTACTCATCAAGACCGGGATCATATCGGCAGCTTGCCTGAAATGGTAGCAGCAGCGGAAGGACGCATACAGGTGGTTGCTCACGAAGTAGCGATTCCGTATCTGGCTGGAGAAACACCTTTGATCAAAAGCGGGCTACTGGCTCCTCCGGTAAAAGTGGATCATGCCGTACAGGATGGCGTCGTTCTCCCGTACTGTGGAGGTATTCAGGTGATTTATACGCCCGGTCATTCGCCAGATCACATCTCTTTGTATCATATTCCGAGCAAGACGTTGATTTCAGGAGATGCCCTCACAGCACTAGAGGGGGTACTGATGCCTTTCAATCCCGAATTCACGCCTGATCAAACGACTGCCCTGCAATCGATCCGCAAGCTGCTTGCGTTCGACATAGAGACAGTGATTGCCTATCATGGTGGTGTTTGTACAGGGGATATCAAACAGCGCCTTACGGATATCGTGGCAAAGGAAGGGAACGATTAA